Proteins from a genomic interval of Aquabacterium sp. A3:
- the gltA gene encoding citrate synthase encodes MTPSDVKATLSFSDGSPNMDLPIYKGSVGPDVIDIRKLYAQTGKFTYDPGFLSTASCNSKITYIDGDKGELLYRGYPIEQLATNCDFLETCYLLLNGELPNESEKKDFVARVTNHTMVNEQMQFFLRGFRRDAHPMAVLTGLVGGMSAFYHDSTDINNPDHRKIAAIRLIAKMPTLVSMAYKYSIGQPYIYPRNDLSYAGNFLRMMFGTPCEEYVPNPVLERAMDRIFILHADHEQNASTSTVRLCGSSGTNPFAAIAAGVACLWGPAHGGANEACLNMLEEIQAMGGVSKVGEFMNQVKDKNSGVRLMGFGHRVYKNYDPRAKLMQETCNEVLAEMGLENDPLFALAKKLEQIALEDDYFVQRKLYPNVDFYSGIVQRAIGIPVPLFTAIFALARTVGWIAQLDEMIGDPEYKIGRPRQLFVGAEKRDVKPIASR; translated from the coding sequence ATGACCCCGTCCGACGTGAAAGCCACCCTGTCGTTCTCCGACGGCAGCCCCAACATGGACTTGCCCATCTACAAGGGCTCTGTTGGCCCGGATGTCATCGACATCCGCAAGCTGTACGCCCAGACTGGCAAGTTCACTTACGACCCCGGCTTCCTGTCGACCGCTTCGTGCAACTCGAAGATCACCTATATCGACGGTGACAAGGGCGAGTTGCTGTACCGCGGCTACCCGATCGAGCAGTTGGCCACCAACTGCGACTTCCTGGAAACCTGCTACCTGCTGCTGAATGGCGAGCTGCCCAACGAATCCGAGAAAAAGGATTTCGTGGCCCGCGTGACCAACCACACCATGGTCAACGAGCAGATGCAGTTCTTCCTGCGCGGTTTCCGTCGCGATGCCCACCCCATGGCCGTCCTGACGGGCCTGGTGGGCGGCATGTCGGCCTTCTACCACGACAGCACCGACATCAACAATCCTGACCATCGCAAGATCGCCGCCATCCGCCTGATCGCCAAGATGCCCACGCTGGTGTCCATGGCTTACAAGTACTCCATCGGCCAGCCTTACATCTATCCGCGCAACGACCTGTCGTACGCCGGCAACTTCCTGCGCATGATGTTCGGCACTCCCTGTGAAGAGTACGTGCCGAACCCCGTGCTCGAGCGCGCGATGGATCGCATCTTCATTCTGCACGCTGACCACGAGCAAAACGCCTCCACGTCGACCGTGCGCCTGTGCGGCTCGTCCGGCACCAACCCGTTCGCGGCCATTGCCGCCGGCGTGGCCTGCCTGTGGGGCCCGGCTCACGGTGGCGCCAACGAGGCTTGCCTGAACATGCTGGAAGAAATCCAGGCCATGGGCGGCGTCTCGAAGGTGGGCGAGTTCATGAACCAGGTGAAGGACAAGAACTCGGGCGTGCGCCTGATGGGCTTCGGTCACCGCGTGTACAAGAACTACGACCCGCGCGCCAAGCTGATGCAGGAAACCTGCAACGAAGTGCTGGCCGAAATGGGTCTGGAAAACGATCCGCTGTTTGCCCTGGCCAAGAAGCTCGAGCAGATCGCCCTGGAAGACGACTACTTCGTGCAGCGCAAGCTCTACCCGAACGTCGACTTCTACTCCGGCATCGTGCAGCGCGCCATTGGCATCCCTGTGCCGCTGTTCACCGCGATCTTCGCGCTGGCCCGTACCGTCGGCTGGATCGCCCAGCTGGACGAAATGATCGGTGACCCCGAGTACAAGATCGGCCGTCCCCGTCAGCTGTTCGTTGGCGCCGAGAAGCGCGACGTCAAGCCGATCGCCTCGCGCTGA
- a CDS encoding succinate dehydrogenase assembly factor 2: MTNAHHDVAAQQPLDADLMRRLRWRCRRGLLENDLFIDRFFTRHESHLTQALVQGLLQLMDLSDNDLLDLLLARKEPEGELNNPDVQQVLSLMRVTQAG; the protein is encoded by the coding sequence ATGACCAACGCCCACCACGACGTCGCCGCGCAGCAGCCCCTGGATGCAGACCTGATGCGCCGACTGCGGTGGCGTTGTCGCCGTGGACTGCTCGAAAACGATCTGTTCATCGATCGGTTTTTTACGCGCCACGAATCGCATCTGACGCAAGCTCTGGTACAGGGTTTGCTTCAGTTGATGGACCTGTCTGACAACGATCTGCTCGACCTGCTTCTGGCCCGAAAAGAGCCCGAAGGTGAGTTGAACAACCCCGATGTTCAGCAGGTTCTCTCCTTGATGAGGGTGACCCAGGCAGGATGA